In a genomic window of Gadus macrocephalus chromosome 9, ASM3116895v1:
- the ska1 gene encoding spindle and kinetochore-associated protein 1, which yields MSDLEDIGRHINDRISSLWRTLDLSVVVPQLPQSNIKKLIQEVLTIEGLYHEFEKSVDRQNEQLKCLQEFVGSFQHDCESLQHLKDNVPMHMPNRENEPSPNQNIPAETQPSQQGNPCKKIQVKQMEFVTMLEFENIPQYMKGRLTYEQLNTAVRKVNEAVSGKYKITRQSTKSLNNNTRKLYQRFKDEETKDTKGRFFVVQEDLLEFCQIKMDKRFQGILSMLRHCRRLRDMRGGSITRYFIL from the exons ATGAGCGACCTGGAAGATATCGGCCGTCACATAAATGACAGAATTTCATCTCTATGGCGCACGTTGGATCTTTCAGTTGTTG TGCCTCAACTACCCCAAAGTAATATTAAGAAGTTGATTCAAGAAGTATTAACCATAGAAGGCCTTTACCATGAGTTTGAGAAAAGTGTGGATCGCCAGAATGAGCAACTGAAATGTCTTCAA GAATTTGTGGGGTCCTTCCAACATGATTGCGAATCATTGCAACACCTTAAGGACAATGTTCCTATGCACATGCCCAACAG GGAAAATGAACCTTCTCCAAATCAGAACATTCCAGCCGAGACCCAACCCAGCCAGCAAGGAAATCCCTGCAAAAAGATCCAAGTCAAACAAATGGAGTTTGTTACAATGCTGGAGTTTGAAAACATCCCTCA GTACATGAAGGGGCGGTTGACGTATGAGCAGCTCAACACGGCGGTGCGTAAAGTCAACGAGGCGGTGAGTGGGAAGTACAAGATCACGCGGCAGTCGACCAAGAgcctcaacaacaacacacgcaAACTCTACCAGCGCTTCAAGGATGAAGAAACCAAAGACACAAAAG GTCGGTTTTTCGTGGTACAGGAAGACCTCCTTGAGTTCTGCCAGATAAAGATGGACAAGAGGTTCCAGGGCATCCTGAGTATGCTGCGGCACTGCCGTCGCCTGCGAGATATGCGTGGAGGCAGTATCACACGCTACTTTATCTTGTAG